From Nicotiana tabacum cultivar K326 chromosome 22, ASM71507v2, whole genome shotgun sequence, one genomic window encodes:
- the LOC107819147 gene encoding 26S proteasome regulatory subunit 4 homolog A, which yields MGQGTPGGLNRQLPGDRKNDGDKKEKKFEPAAPPARVGRKQRKQKGSEAAARLPTVTPLTKCKLRLLKLERIKDYLLMEEEFVANQERLKPQEEKTEEDRSKVDDLRGSPMSVGNLEELIDENHAIVSSSVGPEYYVGILSFVDKDQLEPGCAILMHNKVLSVVGLLQDDVDPMVSVMKVEKAPLESYADIGGLDAQIQEIKEAVELPLTHPELYEDIGIKPPKGVILYGEPGTGKTLLAKAVANSTSATFLRVVGSELIQKYLGDGPKLVRELFRVADDLSPSIVFIDEIDAVGTKRYDAHSGGEREIQRTMLELLNQLDGFDSRGDVKVILATNKIESLDPALLRPGRIDRKIEFPLPDIKTRRRIFQIHTARMTLADDVNLEEFVMTKDEFSGADIKAICTEAGLLALRERRMKVTHADFKKAKDKVMFKKKEGVPEGLYM from the exons ATGGGACAGGGAACACCCGGTGGACTTAACCGGCAACTGCCCGGAGATCGGAAGAACGACGGAGACAAGAAGGAGAAAAAGTTCGAGCCGGCTGCTCCACCGGCTCGAGTCGGCCGTAAGCAGCGCAAACAGAAGGGTTCCGAAGCTGCAGCTCGGCTACCAACCGTTACACCGCTCACAAAGTGCAAGCTTCGGCTCCTAAAGCTCGAGCGAATCAAAGATTACCTGTTAATGGAAGAAGAATTCGTGGCCAATCAGGAACGACTAAAACCTCAGGAAGAGAAAACAGAAGAGGATAGATCTAAGGTTGATGATCTACGTGGTTCTCCGATGAGCGTGGGGAATTTAGAGGAGCTTATTGATGAGAATCATGCCATAGTTTCTTCTTCAGTTGGGCCGGAGTATTATGTTGGGATCTTGTCCTTTGTGGATAAGGACCAGTTGGAACCCGGTTGTGCTATTCTGATGCATAATAAG GTTCTATCAGTTGTTGGTCTTCTACAAGATGATGTTGATCCGATGGTGTCTGTCATGAAGGTTGAGAAAGCTCCTTTGGAATCCTATGCTGATATTGGTGGATTGGATGCTCAGATTCAGGAGATCAAAGAAGCTGTTGAGCTTCCGTTGACTCACCCTGAGCTGTATGAAGACATTGGTATAAAACCTCCTAAAGGGGTCATTCTCTATGGAGAGCCTGGGACTGGCAAAACCTTGCTTGCAAAG GCAGTAGCAAACTCCACTTCAGCAACTTTCTTGCGTGTTGTCGGAAGTGAACTGATTCAGAAATACTTGGGAGATGGGCCTAAATTGGTCAGGGAGCTCTTCAGAGTTGCTGATGATCTCTCCCCGtctattgtcttcattgatgagatTGATGCAGTTGGTACCAAGAG GTATGATGCACACTCTGGTGGTGAACGTGAGATTCAGAGGACTATGTTAGAATTGTTGAACCAGCTAGatggttttgattccagaggagATGTTAAGGTGATTCTTgctacaaataaaatagaaagtcTTGATCCTGCCCTGCTGCGACCTGGCAGAATAGACAGGAAGATTGAGTTCCCTCTTCCTGATATTAAAACAAGGAGGCGGATTTTCCAG ATACACACAGCAAGGATGACTTTGGCTGATGATGTGAACCTAGAAGAATTTGTTATGACCAAGGATGAGTTTTCCGGAGCTGATATCAAGGCAATATGTACTGAAGCTGGATTGCTCGCTCTAAGAGAACGGCGTATGAAG GTGACTCATGCAGATTTCAAGAAGGCGAAAGATAAGGTCATGTTCAAGAAGAAAGAGGGAGTCCCAGAAGGACTTTACATGTAA